One Penicillium oxalicum strain HP7-1 chromosome III, whole genome shotgun sequence genomic region harbors:
- a CDS encoding Mitochondrial import inner membrane translocase subunit tim16, with product MAHRLVTQVIVTGARVFGRAFAEAYKQAQASGKYAAQKKNGGSAFSSSGLSLDEACKILNVKPPGAGETSLEHVMERFKKLFDINDPKQGGSFYLQSKILRARERIEMEVREAERKAAMEKELREGWNPKVYKDR from the exons ATG GCTCACCGTCTCGTCACTCAAGTCATCGTCACCGGAGCCCGGGTTTTCGGCCGCGCCTTCGCCGAAGCCTACAAACAAGCCCAGGCCTCCGGCAAATACGCCgcgcagaagaagaatggtGGGAGTGCGTTTTCCTCGTCGGGTCTGAGCCTTGATGAGGCTTGCAAAATCTTGAATGTCAAGCCTCCGGGGGCCGGTGAGACCAGCCTCGAACATGTGATGGAGCgcttcaagaagctctttGACATCAACGACCCGAAACAAGGTGGCAGCTTCTACCTCCAGAGCAAGATTCTTCGGGCTCGAGAACGGATAGAAATGGAAGTCCGTGAGGCAGAGCGCAAGGCCgcgatggagaaggagcTCCGCGAAGGGTGGAATCCCAAGGTCTACAAGGACCGGTGA
- a CDS encoding D-arabinose 1-dehydrogenase has translation MRPQSPLSADLPPLIMGTATFNSQYNADPFALPTTELVHRALSRGIRAFDTSPYYGPAEELLGRALVTEFVQTHFPRDSYRLLTKVGRVSGASFDYSPAWVRYSVRRSLRRLHTDYLDVVYCHDVEFVSPAEVLAAVTELRRLRDEEGLLRYVGISGYPVEVLSSLAEMILQETGEPLDIVMSYANYTLQNTRLRSLALPRLLAAGVDVVPNASPLGMGLLRRDGVPIGSMGDFHPAPDALRTAIQSAAQCTSHSGEKLEVVAIRFALESWLRAGAKAGALGAPLARSTDADPGFLSVANLGTGRRLGVSVMGVSNIDELDETLRVWHSILDGLESWDEDEDTEGELDLEKQIMSMGPSSTSPQAAAATEKHESENGAVPSQVQAPAILTPSEGLITDRAWSHTRRAKILQLAKEVRDVLGAEWVDYVWASPPPNFKNTLPDDHIAAKRLIEAEEAEGTQALPSPAASIHDEPVLTPPLDAQPQLA, from the coding sequence ATGAGGCCTCAATCCCCGCTGTCCGCGGACCTGCCTCCGCTGATTATGGGCACAGCGACATTCAACTCTCAATACAATGCTGATCCATTTGCCCTGCCAACCACCGAACTCGTCCATCGCGCTCTATCGCGCGGCATTCGCGCCTTCGACACATCACCCTACTACGGCCCCGCCGAAGAACTTCTCGGCCGGGCCCTAGTCACAGAATTTGTGCAAACACACTTCCCTCGCGACTCTTATCGTCTGCTGACCAAGGTTGGCCGGGTCTCGGGTGCATCCTTTGACTACTCGCCCGCGTGGGTCCGATACAGTGTTCGTCGCAGTCTGCGCCGTCTGCATACAGATTACCTCGACGTCGTGTACTGCCATGACGTGGAGTTTGTCTCCCCCGCCGAGGTCCTCGCCGCCGTGACCGAACTGCGTCGACTGCGCGACGAAGAGGGTCTGTTGCGGTATGTCGGAATCTCGGGATACCCGGTTGAGGTGCTTAGTTCCTTGGCGGAGATGATTCTCCAGGAAACAGGCGAGCCATTGGACATCGTCATGTCCTATGCCAACTACACCTTGCAAAACACCCGACTGCGTTCACTGGCATTGCCGCGACTACTTGCTGCAGGCGTGGACGTGGTTCCGAATGCCTCCCCCTTGGGCATGGGATTGCTTCGTCGAGACGGTGTTCCGATCGGGTCGATGGGTGACTTCCACCCCGCGCCGGATGCGCTGCGCACAGCCATCCAGTCTGCCGCACAATGCACCTCGCACAGCGGCGAAAAGTTGGAGGTTGTGGCGATCCGGTTTGCGCTCGAGTCCTGGCTACGTGCGGGCGCTAAAGCTGGTGCACTGGGTGCACCACTGGCTCGCTCGACGGACGCGGACCCTGGGTTCTTGTCCGTGGCGAACCTCGGCACGGGCAGGAGACTAGGGGTCAGTGTCATGGGAGTGAGTAACATTGACGAGCTGGATGAAACACTCCGTGTTTGGCACAGTATCTTGGACGGACTGGAGAGCTgggacgaagacgaggacacAGAAGGAGAATTGGACCTGGAGAAACAAATAATGTCCATGGGCCCCTCCTCTACATCACCccaagcagcagcagcaacagagAAACATGAAAGCGAAAATGGTGCCGTCCCATCCCAAGTCCAGGCACCCGCCATCCTCACGCCCTCGGAGGGTCTCATCACAGACCGCGCATGGTCTCACACTCGGCGCGCCAAGATCTTGCAATTGGCCAAGGAGGTGCGGGATGTTCTGGGCGCAGAATGGGTCGATTACGTCTGGGCCAGCCCGCCCCCGAATTTCAAGAACACACTGCCAGATGACCATATTGCTGCGAAGAGATTaatcgaggccgaggaggcggagggcACGCAGGCACTGCCGTCTCCGGCCGCCTCTATTCATGACGAGCCCGTGTTGACGCCACCACTGGATGCACAGCCCCAGCTGGCATAG